Within Protaetiibacter intestinalis, the genomic segment CCCGCCGCCCGCGAAGTCGTTGCCCCGGCTGAAGCCGTCGACGGACTCCTCGTCACGTCGTGTCGTCATCGCCGTCTCCCGCTCGTCACCCTCTCAGCGTACGAGCCAGCCGCCGTCGACGGGCAGCGTGACGCCGGTCACGTACGCCGAGGCGTCCGAGGCGAGGAACACGGCCGCGCCCGCGAGATCCCGCGGCCGCGCCCAGCGGCCCACGGGGATGCGCGGGGTGAGCGCCGCGATGCGCTCGGGGTCGCCGTCGGCGCCCAGGGTGAGCTCCGTCTCGACGTAGCCGGGGGCGATCGCGTTGACGGTGACCCCGCGATCCGACCACTCGTTCGCGAGGGCGCGCACGATGCCGCCCACGCCCGCCTTGCTGGCGGCGTAGCCGACGACGTTGCGCCCGCCCTGGAACGCGTTCATCGAGGAGAGGAAGAGGATGCGGCCGTGTCCGCGCTCCAGCATGCCGCGGCCGAGCTCGCGGGCCAGCAGGAACGGCGCGTGCAGGTTCACCGCGAGCACGGCCTCCCACTGGGCGTCGCCGTGCGACTCGGCGGGGTTGCGCTCCGCGATGCCGGCGTTGTTGACGAGGATGTCGACGGGGCGGTCCAGGGTCGCGAGCTCGAGCAGCAGCGCCTCGACGCCGCGGGCGTCGGAGAGCTCGGCGGCGATCCCCGTGAACTCCCGGCCCGCGGCGCGCACCGCGGCGCCCGTGTCGCCACCGTCGGGCGTCATCGTGCGCGAGACGCCCACGACATCCGCCCCCGCCTCGGCGAGTGCGACGGCGATCGCGGCGCCGATGCCGCGGCTCGCCCCGGTGACCAGCGCGAGCCGGCCGTCGAGCCGGAAGTCGTCGAGGATGCCCATGGAGGAAGGCTACTCAGACGACGCCGAGGTACTTGTTCTGCACGGCCTCGTCGTTCGCGATCTCGTGGGCGCTCAGGTCGGCGGCGATGCGCCCGTTCACCATCACGAGGATGCGGTCGCACAGCTCGGTCGCGAACCGCAGGTTCTGCTCGATGAGCAGCACCGCCTGCCCCTCGCTCACGAGTCGTCGGAACACCTCGGCGAGGTGGTCGACGACGGCGGGCGCGAGGCCCTCGCTCGGCTCGTCCATGACGAGCAGGCGCGGGTTCGACAGCAGGGCGCGGCCGATCGCGAGCATCTGCTGCTCGCCGCCGGAGAGCTCGGCGCCGCCGTTGCGGCGACGCTCGGCGAGCCGCGGGAACAGTTCGTACACCGCGGGCACGTCCCAGCGCGCACCCCGCGCGCGCTTGACCATCGTCAGGTGCTCGTGCACCGTGAGCGAGGGGAAGATCCGCCGACCCTGGGGCACGTAGCCGACCCCGGCGCGGTTGATCTGGTACGGCTGGCGCCCGACGAGCTCGCCGCCCTCGAAGCGGATCGAGCCGCTGCGCACCGGCAGGAAGCCGGCGATCGCGTTGGTGAGCGTCGACTTGCCCATGCCGTTGCGGCCGACCATCCCGAGCGGCTCGGTGCCCATCGAGAAGCTCACGTCCTGCAGCACGTGCACGCGCCCGTAGGCCACGTTGAGGTTCTCGACCTCGAACACGGTCGGCCCGGCGCCGGGCGAGGCGAGGGGGACGACGGGGTCAGGCGACGTCGGCAACGGAACCTCCCAGGTAGATCTCGCGGACCCGCTCGGAGGCGCGGATCTCGTCCGGCGTGCCCTCGAGGATCTTCTCGCCGTCGTGCATCACGATGACGCGGGTGGCGACCGCGAGGGCGATGTCCATGTCGTGCTCGATGAGCAGCAGGCTGATCTCCTGCGGCAGCTCGCGCAGCAGCGTCGTGAGGTGCACGCGCTCGGCGGGCGAGAAGCCGGCCGCCGGCTCGTCGAGCATGAGCAGCCGCGGCTGCAGGGCGAGCGCCATCGCGAGCTCGAGCTGGCGCTGCTCGCCGTGCGAGAGGTCGGCGACGACCGTCTCGTCGCGTCCCGCGAGCCCGACGCGCTCGAGCAGCCGCTCGACACGGTCCCAGCGCTCGCGTCCGAACCGGCTCGGTCGCAGCAGACCGCCGCGGAACTCGTTGCCGCCGAGGGCGATGAAGACGTTCTCGGCGGCGGTGAGCTGCTCGAACAGCCGCGAGGTCTGGAAGGTGCGGGCGAGGCCGCGTCGCGCACGACGCGAGGCGGACATCCGGGTGACGTCCTCGCCGAACAGCTCGATGCGT encodes:
- a CDS encoding SDR family oxidoreductase is translated as MGILDDFRLDGRLALVTGASRGIGAAIAVALAEAGADVVGVSRTMTPDGGDTGAAVRAAGREFTGIAAELSDARGVEALLLELATLDRPVDILVNNAGIAERNPAESHGDAQWEAVLAVNLHAPFLLARELGRGMLERGHGRILFLSSMNAFQGGRNVVGYAASKAGVGGIVRALANEWSDRGVTVNAIAPGYVETELTLGADGDPERIAALTPRIPVGRWARPRDLAGAAVFLASDASAYVTGVTLPVDGGWLVR
- a CDS encoding ABC transporter ATP-binding protein; translation: MPTSPDPVVPLASPGAGPTVFEVENLNVAYGRVHVLQDVSFSMGTEPLGMVGRNGMGKSTLTNAIAGFLPVRSGSIRFEGGELVGRQPYQINRAGVGYVPQGRRIFPSLTVHEHLTMVKRARGARWDVPAVYELFPRLAERRRNGGAELSGGEQQMLAIGRALLSNPRLLVMDEPSEGLAPAVVDHLAEVFRRLVSEGQAVLLIEQNLRFATELCDRILVMVNGRIAADLSAHEIANDEAVQNKYLGVV
- a CDS encoding ABC transporter ATP-binding protein, coding for MSTDTALVVDDVSKHFGGLKAMRHVSLTLGVGERISVIGTNGAGKSTLFNCIAGTFPASSGRIELFGEDVTRMSASRRARRGLARTFQTSRLFEQLTAAENVFIALGGNEFRGGLLRPSRFGRERWDRVERLLERVGLAGRDETVVADLSHGEQRQLELAMALALQPRLLMLDEPAAGFSPAERVHLTTLLRELPQEISLLLIEHDMDIALAVATRVIVMHDGEKILEGTPDEIRASERVREIYLGGSVADVA